A genomic region of Enterococcus sp. 12C11_DIV0727 contains the following coding sequences:
- a CDS encoding sensor histidine kinase, protein MKKNKALQLSTKVVIVLFSIIMSLIVFFIVIGVITLNLGKQIEKKQQDIFDGTTTQIRKIIEKNRDYSYLRPFVVNGYRIIITNEHGKTIYPRDDSESFNQELDVLLVPMSGIVTNFKVNELNVYISYPIQLTPPDISKIILSSIPYVLFLASFSIAIIITIYVFLYKRERKKLDVLFDLTKQNVTNDEIANLNLKLRLEEYAEIESQIKELYSELKHVQSKLEKEVQLVKKLESNNSALLKGMTHEMKTPLMSTKLLINQLESLNKTKASRDILIELNNQTNSLDQLIREILFISQKSNLNSQSEQSSINIIDEVIQNYEILIEDKKITICREFKNDFFMELDTKIIEKVFSNLISNAINYTLEGSIIFIEVNGDSLTIKNRISENYIVDVELIGQPFATFDSTSGTGLGIYLVERMLANSAYILTIEVQENMWFVAKISKAE, encoded by the coding sequence TTGAAAAAGAATAAGGCCCTCCAGTTGTCAACAAAAGTCGTTATTGTTTTGTTTTCCATAATCATGTCTCTTATCGTATTTTTTATAGTGATTGGTGTGATTACTTTAAACTTAGGGAAACAAATAGAAAAAAAGCAACAAGATATATTCGATGGAACAACTACTCAAATACGCAAAATTATTGAAAAAAATCGAGATTATAGCTATTTAAGGCCTTTTGTAGTCAATGGCTATCGAATAATTATTACAAACGAACATGGCAAAACTATTTATCCTCGAGATGATTCAGAATCTTTCAATCAAGAGTTGGATGTGTTATTAGTACCAATGAGTGGGATTGTTACAAATTTCAAGGTAAACGAGCTAAATGTCTATATCAGTTATCCTATTCAACTAACACCACCCGATATCAGCAAAATTATATTGAGCTCAATTCCTTATGTTTTATTTTTGGCGTCTTTTAGCATTGCTATCATTATTACCATCTACGTTTTTTTATATAAGCGTGAAAGAAAAAAACTAGATGTCTTATTTGACCTTACAAAACAAAATGTAACGAATGATGAAATAGCTAATCTGAATTTAAAGCTGAGGTTAGAGGAATATGCAGAAATCGAATCACAAATAAAAGAGCTTTATTCAGAATTAAAACATGTGCAAAGTAAGCTGGAGAAAGAAGTTCAACTCGTAAAAAAACTGGAATCCAATAACTCAGCGTTACTAAAAGGAATGACACATGAAATGAAAACTCCTCTTATGTCGACGAAATTATTGATTAACCAGTTAGAGAGTTTAAATAAAACGAAGGCCAGTCGTGATATTTTGATAGAGCTGAATAATCAGACCAATAGTTTAGACCAACTAATTAGAGAAATACTATTTATCAGTCAAAAAAGTAACCTAAATTCACAATCAGAACAGTCTTCGATAAATATTATAGATGAGGTTATTCAAAACTATGAAATACTGATAGAAGATAAAAAAATAACGATCTGTCGTGAGTTTAAGAATGATTTCTTTATGGAATTAGATACAAAGATCATTGAAAAAGTTTTTTCTAATTTAATAAGTAATGCAATAAATTACACGTTAGAAGGTAGCATAATATTTATAGAAGTCAATGGAGATAGTTTAACGATTAAAAATAGAATATCAGAGAACTATATAGTTGATGTGGAATTGATTGGTCAACCTTTTGCAACGTTTGATTCGACAAGTGGTACAGGTTTAGGAATTTATCTAGTTGAAAGGATGCTTGCTAATTCAGCATATATTTTGACAATCGAAGTTCAAGAAAATATGTGGTTTGTCGCAAAAATAAGTAAAGCAGAATGA
- a CDS encoding response regulator transcription factor, whose amino-acid sequence MKATILLIEDTDEIRNGLDLSLRKENYNVYAFPNAEAALDSFESNHYDLILLDLMLPKMNGEEFLDRIREYQIPIIIISALNDEFTQINLYHRKIDDYVVKPFSVNILLLKIDALLRRIETNTQNSSKKILYKNIMIEIGNYIVEKNGEKVTLTAKEFEILQAMLLNQGKVFSRDEFLTALWKYDYYVDSRTIDVHIKNLRNKLGKNLINTLKGVGYRIEKE is encoded by the coding sequence ATGAAAGCAACAATTTTATTAATAGAAGATACAGATGAAATCAGAAATGGGTTAGATTTGAGTTTAAGAAAAGAAAATTATAACGTATATGCTTTTCCAAATGCAGAAGCAGCATTAGATTCTTTTGAATCAAATCATTACGATTTAATTTTACTCGATTTAATGTTGCCTAAAATGAATGGAGAAGAGTTTTTAGATAGAATAAGAGAGTATCAAATTCCTATAATTATCATCAGCGCATTAAATGATGAATTTACGCAAATCAATCTTTATCATCGAAAGATTGATGACTATGTTGTGAAACCATTCTCTGTAAATATATTATTATTAAAAATTGATGCTTTATTAAGACGTATCGAAACAAATACTCAAAACTCGTCTAAAAAAATACTTTATAAAAATATTATGATTGAAATAGGAAATTATATTGTTGAGAAAAATGGTGAGAAAGTTACGTTAACTGCAAAGGAATTCGAAATTCTTCAAGCAATGTTGCTCAATCAGGGCAAAGTTTTTTCTAGAGATGAATTTTTAACGGCACTTTGGAAATATGATTATTATGTTGACTCAAGAACAATTGATGTTCACATAAAAAATCTACGTAATAAATTGGGAAAAAATTTGATAAATACTCTCAAAGGAGTGGGTTATCGAATTGAAAAAGAATAA
- a CDS encoding ABC transporter ATP-binding protein, with protein sequence MLEVKKLSYRYNDQTILKDINYSFEKGKIYSIVGISGVGKSTFLSLLSGLEFLQAGQVFYNQKEVSNYVEYRKSISYIFQSFNLVPYLSAIDNIKLGLAIHQKKDRSVFPFIQTILNQLGIKGENQTKKSAQLSGGQQQRVSIARAVALDTDLIIADEPTGNLDRGNAKEVMNLFKQLKGKGKCLIIVTHDPIVEQQSDVVLTIKEGQLVKLN encoded by the coding sequence ATGCTTGAAGTCAAAAAATTATCTTATCGTTATAATGATCAAACGATATTGAAAGATATTAATTATTCATTCGAAAAAGGAAAAATATATTCAATTGTCGGAATCTCTGGCGTTGGGAAATCAACATTTCTTTCTTTGCTATCGGGATTAGAATTTCTCCAAGCAGGACAAGTTTTTTACAATCAAAAAGAAGTAAGCAATTACGTAGAATATAGAAAGTCAATCAGTTATATTTTTCAATCCTTTAACTTAGTACCATATTTATCAGCAATTGATAATATCAAGTTAGGTTTAGCAATCCATCAGAAAAAAGACAGAAGTGTTTTTCCTTTCATTCAAACGATTCTAAATCAGTTAGGTATTAAGGGAGAAAATCAAACCAAGAAAAGTGCCCAATTATCCGGTGGTCAGCAACAAAGAGTGTCGATTGCCAGAGCGGTTGCTTTAGATACTGACTTAATTATCGCCGATGAACCGACAGGAAATCTAGACAGAGGAAATGCTAAAGAAGTGATGAATCTATTTAAACAATTAAAGGGAAAGGGAAAATGTCTTATTATTGTGACACATGATCCTATAGTAGAGCAACAATCTGATGTAGTATTGACTATTAAAGAAGGTCAATTAGTTAAATTAAATTAA
- a CDS encoding ABC transporter permease has product MSIFKRIGQSIFNLKKRTIILSILFIVVSVFLISGAAIQNSLKKVMNETKNQVNPIISVELDLDALMKEMYGGESSSDKQNIDEELVKKISNSPYIKDFSVYSNAAVSTEFSSAESTNVPDQAPKGYITPTNDLSIFDSTNPDLAKTKIKVVEGKLPDDSDLENPIMVSEKYAKEYHLNVGDSLKLDLNSGFQEEKMKKEMNAKISGIYTLTEDNDPVYLKKEKETFYSTRKVLDDVKKIQIQDEEISSPIMNYEKVKVELKNPMDTDKFISEIKSGGGDFSSIKFNSTYGQYKTISNMIDKIMNIFSVLQLIIFVVAAVIVSLIMLLSLRERKYEIGLLLALGETKFKILLQMFLEVMTVLVVSFMIGFGISNFIVNPIATETINQEMQQTISDSKHEPMIQRGPNYVEDTSVKLGTEIQIQNQDKVQNMRVAGFIFLILLGIILCSTTIPTLRILKKSPKSILSSTE; this is encoded by the coding sequence TTGAGTATTTTTAAAAGAATTGGTCAAAGTATTTTCAATCTAAAAAAAAGAACTATAATCCTAAGTATATTATTTATTGTTGTTTCCGTCTTTTTAATTTCAGGAGCTGCTATTCAAAATTCATTGAAGAAAGTAATGAATGAAACAAAAAATCAAGTGAATCCAATTATTTCGGTCGAACTTGATTTGGATGCTTTAATGAAAGAAATGTATGGTGGAGAATCAAGTAGTGATAAACAAAATATTGATGAAGAATTAGTTAAAAAAATCAGTAATTCTCCCTATATCAAAGATTTTTCTGTCTATAGTAATGCAGCAGTAAGTACAGAATTTTCAAGTGCTGAATCCACGAATGTACCAGATCAGGCTCCAAAAGGATATATAACACCAACAAATGATTTATCGATTTTCGACAGTACGAATCCCGATTTAGCTAAGACTAAGATAAAAGTGGTCGAGGGGAAATTACCCGATGATTCTGATTTAGAAAATCCAATAATGGTATCAGAAAAGTATGCAAAAGAATATCATCTTAATGTTGGGGATTCATTGAAGTTAGATTTAAATTCAGGATTTCAGGAAGAAAAAATGAAAAAAGAAATGAACGCAAAAATTTCAGGAATTTATACATTAACAGAAGATAATGATCCAGTTTATTTAAAGAAAGAAAAAGAAACATTTTATTCTACACGAAAAGTATTGGATGATGTTAAAAAGATTCAAATTCAAGATGAAGAAATAAGCTCACCAATCATGAATTATGAAAAAGTAAAAGTTGAACTAAAAAATCCAATGGACACGGATAAATTTATTTCAGAAATCAAATCGGGTGGTGGTGATTTTTCATCTATTAAATTTAATAGTACCTATGGTCAATATAAAACAATCAGTAACATGATAGATAAAATCATGAATATTTTTTCTGTTTTACAACTGATTATCTTTGTAGTAGCTGCGGTAATCGTCTCATTGATCATGTTACTGTCATTACGTGAAAGAAAGTATGAAATAGGATTACTTTTAGCTTTAGGTGAAACGAAGTTTAAAATACTGCTACAAATGTTTTTAGAAGTTATGACAGTATTAGTCGTTAGTTTTATGATTGGATTTGGTATTTCCAATTTCATTGTGAATCCAATTGCAACTGAAACGATTAATCAAGAAATGCAACAAACAATTTCAGACAGTAAACATGAGCCAATGATTCAGCGAGGACCAAATTATGTTGAAGATACAAGTGTAAAATTAGGGACAGAAATTCAAATTCAGAATCAAGATAAGGTTCAGAATATGAGGGTAGCAGGATTTATTTTCCTGATACTGTTGGGAATCATTCTATGCTCAACAACAATTCCAACACTGAGGATTCTAAAGAAAAGTCCAAAATCAATTTTATCTAGTACAGAATAG
- a CDS encoding cation-translocating P-type ATPase has translation MNSINWNGLKNADVQERLQKFGKNRLEQKKKEPFLLKIVHIIMEPMFLLLVIAALIYFFLGEPQDGLIMLIFVVVIIAIEVIQEWKTDQTLNALKDLSAPKIKVIRDGKILNILSEDLVPDDLMLIEEGVKIPADGFIIKANDLRVNESSLTGEAEAVWKKISESKEKTIIDYWRKDYVYTGTLVTTGSATILVDKIGTKTEYGKIGNHLTKIEKNKTPLDKQIEKLVKVCAIIAFVLLLLVAVVTFFNATNLKVVDRMIQSILAGITIAMAMIPEEFPVVLTVFLSIGAWRLAKKKSLIRNLAAIETMGAVSVLAVDKTGTITENKMTVTETAITENEDRFVQIVGLACETDPYDPMEVAILEYANRKGWSKDRLFSATLITEYPFTDELKMMGHVWKRDSQIMIAVKGSPESVLNRSNLSETEKQAILKQIKLFAQKGLRVLAVGEQAVSSETEIPERIDACSLQFLGLIGLTDPPRDGIKENILLCQNAGINVIMITGDNGVTARAIATQVGIFNTDHTITGAQIDEWSEDELVKKVKQTTIFSRVTPEHKMKIIQAFKQNGEIVAMTGDGVNDAPALKYADIGIAMGERGSEVSREAADLILMDDDFSTIVDTIKDGRRIYDNIRKAIGYIFVIHIPIALTALMGPLLGIPQAALFLLPTHIVLLELVIDPTCSVVLERQPSEPNSMARPPRNPNETILSTGLLVKSFIQGMMIFFASFGSYYMTLLKDPMNDELARTMGLTVLIIANIFLVQVNSSNHLLGIQTFLKLFWDKVIWTILGGTLVILIALIYSPISGFLDLAALSLNQFLLCVFLGMLSVCWFDVVKIVKNRKENVLLHRESK, from the coding sequence ATGAATAGTATTAATTGGAACGGGTTAAAAAATGCTGATGTACAAGAAAGACTGCAGAAGTTTGGAAAGAATCGTTTAGAACAAAAGAAGAAAGAGCCATTTCTCTTAAAGATAGTGCACATTATTATGGAACCAATGTTTCTTTTACTTGTAATAGCAGCTTTGATTTACTTCTTTTTAGGGGAACCACAAGATGGGTTGATTATGTTGATTTTTGTAGTGGTCATTATTGCAATTGAAGTTATTCAAGAATGGAAAACAGATCAGACTTTGAATGCACTCAAAGATTTATCTGCTCCTAAAATCAAGGTTATTCGAGACGGAAAAATATTAAATATTTTGAGTGAAGATTTAGTACCTGATGACTTAATGTTAATTGAAGAAGGGGTCAAAATACCAGCAGATGGTTTTATTATAAAAGCAAATGACCTTCGTGTGAATGAATCTTCTTTGACTGGTGAAGCGGAAGCAGTGTGGAAAAAAATATCAGAATCAAAAGAGAAAACAATCATAGACTATTGGCGAAAAGATTATGTTTATACAGGAACCCTTGTTACAACTGGTAGTGCTACAATTTTAGTAGATAAAATCGGAACTAAAACAGAATATGGAAAAATCGGAAATCATCTAACGAAAATAGAAAAGAACAAGACTCCCTTAGATAAGCAAATAGAAAAACTAGTTAAAGTATGCGCGATTATAGCTTTTGTTTTATTATTACTCGTAGCAGTGGTTACATTTTTTAATGCTACGAATTTGAAGGTTGTCGATCGCATGATTCAAAGCATTTTAGCAGGAATTACCATTGCAATGGCGATGATACCTGAAGAATTCCCAGTTGTGCTGACAGTGTTTCTTTCAATAGGAGCGTGGCGACTAGCTAAAAAGAAGTCATTGATTCGTAATCTCGCAGCTATTGAAACAATGGGAGCTGTTTCAGTTCTGGCAGTGGACAAAACTGGAACTATTACAGAAAATAAAATGACGGTCACAGAAACAGCTATTACTGAAAATGAAGATCGCTTTGTACAAATTGTGGGGTTAGCTTGTGAAACAGATCCTTATGATCCAATGGAAGTCGCTATTTTAGAATATGCGAATAGGAAAGGGTGGTCAAAAGATCGCTTATTTTCTGCAACGCTAATCACCGAGTATCCGTTCACAGATGAGTTGAAAATGATGGGACATGTTTGGAAAAGGGACTCTCAAATCATGATTGCGGTAAAAGGTTCTCCTGAAAGTGTTCTTAATAGATCCAATTTGTCGGAGACAGAAAAGCAAGCAATTTTAAAGCAAATCAAACTTTTTGCTCAAAAGGGATTGCGTGTTTTAGCTGTAGGGGAACAAGCTGTTTCTTCTGAAACTGAAATCCCAGAAAGAATTGACGCGTGTTCGTTACAATTTTTGGGTTTAATAGGATTAACTGATCCACCTCGAGATGGGATTAAAGAGAATATCTTACTTTGTCAAAACGCAGGAATTAATGTAATCATGATTACAGGTGATAATGGCGTAACTGCAAGAGCAATTGCAACACAAGTAGGAATATTTAATACGGATCATACTATAACTGGAGCACAGATCGATGAGTGGTCTGAGGATGAACTAGTAAAGAAAGTCAAGCAAACAACTATTTTTTCTAGAGTAACGCCTGAACATAAAATGAAGATTATTCAAGCGTTCAAGCAAAATGGTGAAATAGTGGCTATGACAGGAGATGGCGTTAATGATGCACCTGCTTTAAAGTATGCAGATATTGGTATTGCTATGGGGGAAAGAGGTTCAGAGGTTTCTCGAGAGGCAGCTGATTTAATTTTGATGGATGACGATTTTTCAACAATTGTAGACACTATTAAAGATGGTCGAAGAATTTACGATAATATAAGAAAGGCAATCGGATATATTTTTGTGATTCATATTCCAATTGCTTTAACGGCATTGATGGGTCCCTTATTAGGAATACCACAAGCCGCCTTGTTCTTACTCCCAACGCATATTGTTCTTTTAGAACTTGTGATTGATCCTACTTGTTCAGTCGTATTAGAAAGGCAACCAAGTGAACCAAACAGTATGGCACGTCCGCCAAGGAATCCAAATGAGACTATTCTATCAACAGGATTACTAGTTAAAAGTTTTATACAGGGAATGATGATTTTTTTTGCTTCATTTGGAAGTTATTACATGACGCTCCTAAAAGATCCAATGAATGATGAACTAGCAAGAACCATGGGACTAACTGTTCTGATTATTGCGAACATATTTTTAGTACAAGTAAATAGTTCTAATCATTTGTTAGGAATACAAACTTTCTTAAAATTGTTTTGGGACAAAGTAATTTGGACCATTTTAGGTGGGACTTTGGTCATATTGATTGCTTTGATCTATTCACCCATCAGCGGATTTTTAGATTTGGCAGCATTAAGTTTAAATCAGTTTCTGCTTTGTGTATTTTTAGGGATGCTGTCGGTATGTTGGTTTGATGTAGTAAAAATCGTTAAAAATAGAAAAGAAAATGTGTTACTTCATAGAGAGAGTAAGTAG
- a CDS encoding DUF421 domain-containing protein, producing the protein MQLYSPIIIKLGLGIICLIIQINLMGKGNLAPSSAMDQVQNYVLGGIIGGVIYNDSISVLQFVLVLIIWTLLVLTVKFAKEHNRYVKYVVDGRPITLIKDGKVDVNECLRCGISANELMFKLRANAIYEVENVKRAVLEQNGQLTMIEFGDESIRYPIIVDGQANYDVLELINKDIEWLTDQVQNEDYKGINEIYLGEYLSGKVKLYGYEQNKQ; encoded by the coding sequence ATGCAATTATATAGTCCAATAATCATCAAACTTGGTTTAGGAATTATTTGTTTAATCATTCAGATTAATTTAATGGGAAAAGGCAATTTAGCACCTTCCTCAGCAATGGATCAAGTTCAAAATTATGTTTTAGGTGGAATTATAGGTGGGGTAATTTATAACGATTCAATCAGTGTATTACAATTTGTTTTGGTATTGATTATTTGGACGTTGCTTGTATTGACTGTCAAGTTTGCAAAAGAGCATAATCGATATGTAAAGTATGTTGTAGATGGTAGACCAATCACTTTGATCAAAGATGGGAAAGTTGATGTGAATGAATGTCTGAGGTGTGGAATTTCAGCAAATGAATTAATGTTTAAATTAAGAGCAAATGCCATTTACGAAGTTGAAAATGTTAAAAGAGCTGTCTTAGAGCAAAATGGCCAGTTGACTATGATAGAATTCGGCGACGAAAGTATTCGGTATCCAATTATTGTGGATGGTCAAGCAAACTATGATGTATTAGAATTAATCAATAAAGATATTGAATGGTTAACGGATCAAGTTCAAAATGAGGATTACAAAGGAATCAACGAAATATACCTAGGAGAGTATCTTTCAGGTAAGGTAAAATTATATGGATACGAACAGAATAAGCAATAA
- a CDS encoding DUF3290 domain-containing protein: protein MNFYGIDYLESQSNLNDYIKYFFIFGALIVMIIAFSLYMRHRIQTKYRDLSIITFLLLLFLLGVQYSDYTQNQSKNSQSSQMVNFVKQISKEKGVDKKEILVSSTQLVDGTLVKIENSYYKTTLSTDQNSYVLEEAYLMNPDIIITK from the coding sequence TTGAATTTTTATGGTATAGATTATTTGGAATCGCAGTCTAACCTCAATGATTATATTAAGTATTTTTTTATTTTTGGTGCATTGATTGTAATGATTATTGCGTTTAGTTTGTATATGCGTCACCGTATTCAGACGAAATATCGAGATTTGAGTATAATCACTTTTTTACTACTATTGTTTTTACTAGGTGTTCAGTATTCAGATTATACACAAAATCAAAGTAAAAATTCACAATCATCTCAAATGGTCAATTTTGTGAAGCAGATTTCAAAAGAAAAAGGTGTGGACAAAAAAGAAATTCTTGTAAGTTCAACTCAATTAGTTGATGGAACACTCGTGAAAATCGAAAATAGCTACTATAAGACGACTTTAAGCACAGATCAAAATTCTTATGTCTTGGAAGAAGCATATTTGATGAATCCAGATATTATAATTACGAAATAA
- a CDS encoding DegV family protein — translation MTFKLMTDSCCDLPYTYLEANDVDFISMTIQLNGKELVDDLGKTFDYDWFLQEIKTGGMPTTSQVNVGRYIEFFRPFVEKKIPILYLAFSSGLSGSYQSAMQAVDILKEEYNDAEIYVIDTKAASLGEGLLVSEAIQLKADGHSLEDILLWLSENKMTVHSWVTVDDLKHLERGGRISKAAAAIGGLMSVKPIIVVDKQGKLQNVGKVRGRSKALKKLADETVKEMIEPLKQTVFIAYAGDLKSAERVKTLIEEKIQVKEICLYPLGPTITSHTGNGCVAVFSRGEKR, via the coding sequence ATGACATTTAAATTAATGACAGACTCATGTTGTGATTTACCATATACATATTTAGAAGCAAACGATGTTGATTTTATCAGTATGACGATTCAGTTAAATGGGAAAGAATTAGTCGATGATTTGGGGAAGACATTTGATTATGACTGGTTTTTACAAGAAATCAAAACAGGCGGCATGCCGACAACTTCTCAGGTAAATGTGGGACGCTATATTGAATTTTTTAGACCCTTTGTAGAAAAGAAGATACCGATCTTGTATTTAGCTTTTTCTTCTGGATTAAGTGGTTCGTATCAAAGTGCGATGCAAGCTGTCGATATATTGAAAGAAGAGTACAATGACGCTGAAATTTACGTTATAGACACGAAAGCAGCTAGTTTAGGTGAAGGTTTGCTAGTCAGCGAAGCTATCCAATTAAAAGCAGATGGTCATTCTTTAGAGGATATCCTACTATGGTTATCGGAAAATAAAATGACCGTGCATTCGTGGGTCACAGTGGATGATTTAAAGCATCTGGAACGTGGCGGCCGAATTTCCAAAGCGGCAGCAGCGATTGGTGGGTTAATGAGCGTCAAGCCGATTATTGTGGTAGATAAACAAGGCAAGTTACAAAATGTTGGAAAAGTTCGAGGACGTAGTAAAGCCTTGAAAAAGCTAGCAGATGAAACGGTCAAAGAGATGATTGAACCATTGAAACAAACTGTATTTATTGCTTATGCTGGTGACTTAAAAAGTGCAGAGAGAGTCAAGACCTTGATCGAAGAAAAAATTCAGGTCAAAGAAATTTGTTTGTATCCCTTAGGTCCGACAATTACTAGTCATACTGGAAATGGTTGTGTTGCAGTTTTTTCAAGAGGTGAAAAAAGATAA
- a CDS encoding adenylosuccinate synthase: protein MSSVVVVGTQWGDEGKGKITDFLSENAEVIARYQGGDNAGHTIKFDGVTYKLHLIPSGIFYKDKISVIGNGVVVNPKSLVKELAYLKDNNVTTDNLRISDRAHVILPYHIQLDQLQEDAKGDNKIGTTIKGIGPAYMDKAARVGIRVADLLDKEIFEERLKINLEEKNRQFVKMFDSEPIAFEDIFEEYYEYGQQIKQYVTDTSVILNDALDAGKRVLFEGAQGVMLDIDQGTYPFVTSSNPVAGGVTIGSGVGPSKINKVVGVCKAYTSRVGDGPFPTELFDETGETIRKVGKEYGTTTGRPRRVGWFDTVVMRHSKRVSGITNLSLNSIDVLSGLETVKICTAYELDGELIYHYPASLKELSRCKPVYEELPGWSDDITGCKTLADLPANARNYVHRISELVGVRISTFSVGPDRNQTNVLESVWAQI, encoded by the coding sequence ATGTCATCAGTTGTAGTAGTCGGGACGCAGTGGGGCGATGAAGGAAAAGGAAAGATCACAGATTTCTTAAGTGAGAATGCTGAGGTCATCGCACGTTATCAAGGCGGAGATAATGCAGGTCATACCATTAAATTTGATGGTGTTACTTATAAACTACATTTGATTCCTTCAGGTATCTTTTACAAAGATAAAATCAGTGTGATCGGAAATGGCGTTGTCGTTAATCCGAAATCATTAGTAAAAGAACTGGCATATTTAAAAGATAATAATGTAACCACAGATAATTTACGTATCTCAGACCGTGCTCATGTCATTTTACCTTATCACATCCAATTGGATCAATTGCAAGAAGATGCTAAAGGCGACAATAAAATCGGTACAACGATCAAAGGGATCGGTCCTGCATACATGGATAAAGCAGCTCGTGTAGGGATTCGTGTGGCAGATTTATTAGATAAAGAAATCTTTGAAGAACGTCTAAAAATCAATTTAGAAGAAAAAAATCGTCAATTCGTCAAAATGTTTGATAGCGAACCTATCGCCTTTGAAGACATTTTTGAAGAATATTATGAATATGGTCAACAAATCAAACAATACGTAACAGACACTTCTGTTATTTTAAATGATGCATTAGATGCTGGAAAACGTGTTTTATTTGAAGGTGCTCAAGGCGTTATGTTGGATATTGACCAAGGAACGTATCCATTTGTGACATCATCAAATCCAGTTGCTGGAGGCGTGACGATCGGTAGTGGTGTTGGTCCTTCAAAGATCAATAAAGTCGTTGGTGTATGTAAAGCTTACACTTCACGTGTTGGTGACGGACCATTTCCGACAGAATTGTTTGATGAAACAGGAGAAACAATTCGTAAAGTTGGGAAAGAATATGGTACTACAACAGGACGACCTCGTCGTGTGGGTTGGTTTGATACTGTTGTGATGCGTCACTCTAAACGCGTATCAGGAATCACGAATTTATCATTGAATTCGATTGATGTGCTAAGTGGTTTAGAAACAGTAAAAATCTGTACAGCCTATGAATTAGATGGAGAATTGATCTATCATTATCCAGCTAGCTTGAAGGAATTGAGCCGCTGTAAACCGGTTTATGAAGAGTTACCAGGTTGGTCAGATGATATTACTGGGTGTAAAACATTAGCCGATCTACCTGCTAATGCAAGAAACTATGTTCACCGTATTTCTGAATTAGTAGGTGTACGTATTTCAACATTCTCAGTAGGTCCAGACCGTAATCAAACAAACGTATTAGAAAGCGTTTGGGCACAAATTTAA
- a CDS encoding GNAT family N-acetyltransferase, which translates to MKHSFCLEIDESLSLVQPTLDMAQELFEVVDSDRNHLRRFLDFVDSSTSFEPQEHYIKMKLEGYAKGTDRLFIIAFDQKIIGCIDLHFIDTNNKKAELGYWLHSSQTNKGIMTKVVKKVCAIGFEDMGLNKLSIRADTENKASNAVALKSGFSFVGTDKAEVIMYNEFRDLNKYSLLKADFN; encoded by the coding sequence ATGAAACATTCTTTTTGTTTGGAGATTGACGAATCTCTATCTTTAGTCCAGCCAACTCTCGATATGGCTCAGGAACTTTTTGAAGTTGTTGATTCAGATCGGAATCATTTGAGGAGATTCCTTGATTTTGTGGATTCTTCAACCTCTTTTGAACCGCAAGAGCATTATATCAAGATGAAATTAGAAGGTTATGCCAAAGGAACAGATCGCTTATTTATTATTGCTTTTGATCAGAAAATAATTGGCTGTATTGATTTACATTTTATTGATACTAACAATAAAAAGGCTGAACTTGGTTACTGGCTTCATTCATCTCAAACCAACAAAGGTATTATGACAAAAGTAGTTAAAAAGGTTTGTGCAATTGGGTTTGAAGATATGGGGTTAAATAAATTAAGTATCCGAGCTGATACTGAAAATAAAGCAAGTAATGCAGTTGCCCTTAAAAGTGGTTTCTCTTTTGTTGGAACGGATAAAGCAGAAGTTATTATGTATAATGAGTTTAGAGATTTAAATAAATATTCTCTTTTAAAGGCCGATTTCAATTAA